The DNA segment TCCCTGAATCATAGCCGTTCGTTTATACGTTTTGAGTCTCTCCTCCACAAGTGCTTCTTTCTCTTGAAACGTACGCTCCGGGTCTAATTCAATCCGATACACGTATCTGGATGAAGTTAGCGAAAGTTCCATCATGTTTCGGATACTATCTGTTACGACTCGATGAATTCGGTCTGGAATTCGTTTCGTCACCCTGTTCTGCCATTGCTTTGATGTACGTTGAAACCTTGATGCCCGCTTGTCTAATCGCTTCCCATAGGCCAATGCTTCTTGTCTTGCTTGAGCCTCTTCCATCCATTTCTCTCCTTTATACGTAAACCAGTTCGTGCATTTACTTCATTCTACGATGTATAGTACAAAAAGCCCTCTCCACACTGGAAAGGGCTTCTCTATCATGCGATTCTTCTTGGTAAATAAAGATACACGAGCACATAGCTAATCACAGCTCCTGCTATCCATACAATCGGAATACCAACCCAGTGGAATCCAACAAGGAAAGCTAGGCTTAGCAAGAATGTCTTCACAAGAAGGAGCTGGAATAACCAGCGCTTTATTGCTGCTTTCTTCTGTTCCTTTGTGATTGGATACAACGATGACCACTCTAAATGCTCATGGTGTGACCAGAGCGGCACCATTTGGAATCCACTTAAATAGAGGAAGATAAGGGCAAATACAATTTTCGCCCACACGTTTGGCGCCCACGCTACAAGCGCCACTCCAATGAACAGGAGTCTCATGTACAGTCCTAAATAATCACTTCTAGCGAATGTAATCCGGAATAAATAGTCATACGTCGCAGATTGTTTAAACGAAACGCCTCGTTTAACAATCGGCGTAATCCATGCCCGCTTTTTCACAGGCTGCTTCAAGTGCGGTACATCGGTAAATAAATTCGCAAATCGGTAGAACGACTGCATCCGTGCCTGCTCTTTCTCAATCAGCACATCCCAAGCGACGCCTTTATTTTGTTTCGCCTGAACATAGGCATACATCATAAAGGCAAACAACAAGATCGTCGTAATGGCTGCGAACACCCACTGATTGCTTAGGATAAAGAACAAGGAGGACGTGGTCAGCACGTAGCGAATTCCACGGTCAACCCACTCGCCGTATAAATTACGACTGTTCAGTTCCCACCAATGTGATAGTAAATTCCACGCTTTGAAGATAAGAAGCGCACTAATAAACCCAATGAACATTTCGCGCGGGCGGTCAGGATAAAGCGCGAAATGGAGTGGAGCGAATAACGCTGTCACTAAGATAACGGGGTAAATCGTAGCGGCATAGGTGTATAGCAACCCATTCCTAAAAAAAGTCCCTAATCGGTGTTCTGTCGGCAATAGAAAGACAAGATCCGCTTCCTTTAGCATCGTGCGTAACGGAGTGAACGTCACAAAGATTCCAATGACAACTGCCATAAGAATCGTGCCTGGGAAATTCTCAGGAATGTCCTGTAGCCATTGCCCATAAAAGTACGTAAACAGGACAAAGAAGAAAAAGAGGGCAAATACAAGGTGGTCATTTAGCATGAGCCTCAAATATCTACCCGTCTCCCTCATATGAGCGGATAGTCTTGTTCTCCACAGCTCTTTCGGATCAATCATGGTCATCTTCCTTTGTAAGCTGCACATAGATGTCATCAAGAGTTGCATCCGGCATGTTGAATTCCAGACGTAGCTCTTCAAGCGTCCCCTTGGCTCTTACCTCACCATCATGCAAGATGACAAGTCGGTCACAATAACGTTCCGCCGTTGCTAAGATATGCGTGGACATGAGGATTCCCGCTCCATTTTCTTTCATTTCATTCATGAGCTGAAGGTAAGACTGAATTCCGAGCGGGTCTAACCCTACAAATGGTTCGTCTACAATATATAGGGATGGTTCAACAAGGAAGGCACACATAATCATGACCTTCTGACGCATCCCTTTAGAGAAATGAACCGGGAAGAAATTCAACTTCTTCTCTAAACGAAACTCCTTCAATAAAGGCTTGAGGCGTTGCTGGAATACGTCTTCACTTAATCCATAAGCCATCGCTGTTAATCGTAAATGTTCATGGAGTGTTAATTCATCATAGAGAACAGGCATCTCAGGAATATAGCCAAGTTCACTCCGGTAACCCTCTGGATTTTCTTGAAAGGTCTTCCCATTTATAGAGACAGAGCCTTTCTTCGCTTGCATTAAGCCGATGATATGCTTGATGGTTGTACTCTTACCAGCACCGTTTAAACCAATCAATCCAACAATCTCACCGCGCTTCACGTCAAATGAAACACCATGAAGCACGTTCTTGTTCGTATAGCCACCAACCAGGCTATCTATATGTAATAGTGATTCCATATGTCTCCCTCTCTCTCGCTTCATTACTACAGATTTTATCATCCCCCACCCGCTTTTACCAAAAAAGATGAAAAAAGAATGCATATAAAGAACGCTACCGAGCCATAATACTAGTGAAGGCAACAAGGAGCGGGTCGACAGCCACTGTTTCTTGTTTAGACTTAAGCTATTTGCTTAAATTCGAAATGAGGTGTCAGTGAAAGACTTAATAGCGAATCTTGACCAAACTGGTTAAGTACTTCACACATTCATGACAAATGAGGTGTTGACGGCAGGCATATTAGGGATTTCCGATCACGATTTGAATGAGTAACTCCTACGTGTGCTCATTCTCTAGGTGGACCCCCACCCGTGTGGAAGCGATTCGGTTCTCCGCCCTTGTTGTCCTTCACAGAACAGAGCGTCTTTGGCGCTCTGTTCTTTTTTTGTGTGGTGGGGTTGAAGTGGTTTCCTACTCGTAAGTTTGATACGATAGCGGTAACGAAACGGAAAGAGGAGGAGTAGAAATGAGCCAAGACTGCATTTTCTGTAAGATTATTGACGGAGAAATTCCATCCGCACGTGTATACGAGGATGAAGACGTGTACGCATTTCTAGATATTAGCCAAGTAACAAAGGGACACACGCTTGTCATTCCGAAGAAACACACAAAGAACATTTATGAAACGGACGCTCACATCGCTGAGAAAGTGTTCTCGCGCGTACCGAAGATTGCTAATGCCATGAAAGAAGCCTTCCAACCAGCAGGAATTAATATTCTAAATAACAATGAAGAGGCAGCAGGTCAATCCGTCTTCCACCTACATATCCATTTAATTCCACGCTACGGCGAAGAAGATGGATTTGTTCCAAAGTGGGAAACGCATAGTGACGCCTATTCAAACGACCAACTACAAGACATTGCACGCTCCATCTCGAACGCCATCTACACGGAGCAGTAAGCACAATTAAATTTACTTTTAGGTATAGTTTGTTATAATGAGATTATCTTTCGCAGCTGGTCAAGAGGACACAGCTGGAAGGTGCTCTTTAGAAGAGTTCAGAATAGATGAGGAGAGATGAATGATGAAATTAGACACACGAGTATTGATTATGCTGTCATTGTTAGTTGGGATTGGGGCCGTATTGCACATTGTTTCACCACCTGCGTTGTTCGGAATGAAGCTTGACATGTTGCTTGTCATGATGTTTATAGGTATCCTGCTATTCCCGCAGCTACCTTACGTCATGCTCCTGTCACTTGTTACAGGTGCCATTGCTGCCATTACAACAACATTCCCAGGTGGACAACTCGCCAATATTATTGACAAGCCTCTTACTGCCCTTGTTGTATTTGCCTTGCTTAAAGCAACTCAAAAAGTAGCCAACAAGAAAGTATTGGCTTCTGTCCTTACGTTTATTGGCACAGTCATTAGCGGATCGATCTTCTTGTTCATTGGACTAATTGTCCTTGGAGCAGAAGGTGGATTCCTAGCACTATTCACAGCCATTGTACTTCCAACAGCAGTTATTAATACAGTACTCATGACGATTATATATCCAATTGTACAACAAATTTTCAGTCGCACGAGTCTTTCCCAGAAAGCAGCATAATGCTTGAGCCCTCCTATAAATAGGAGGGCTTTTTTATTGCTCTCACAATCCGGATATCACTCCTCCTCCATTCGCTCCACGTAGATAGGAAGACATACGTCAACTCTCCTTTCTTTCGTTCAAGTTTGACTCATATCTTCCTCAATCCATATGTCCTTCAATAAATAGTGGATGAGCGAATCCTTCAAGGTAATCCTTCTGCATAGCGAATTGAGCCTCTCCCACCCCATAAAACGGTGTAAGAAGATAATCATTCTTCACCCGTAATCTCCCCCATATAATAGAAGTAAACGTTCAAGACGCCACCCATTTCCTTAATCACTTTCCAATTGGAAAACATATACAAACAACAGATCACACCTCTCATGTATCCCAAACCATTATTCATGGAAACGTACTAGTAGACATACGTAAACAATTTCTAACGAGCTTGCTCTTTTTTCTGTTTACATCTAAACAGTTGTTGGGAAAATCGATATAATAAGAGGTAGAAAGGAGTGGTTCACATGGGCAAAGGCAAATCAATTATGATTGGATTCCTCGTCGGTGGTGTAGTAAGCGCGACCGCAACCTTACTTAGCACCCCTTCTTCTGGTACAGAACTGCGGCAAGAGGCGAAAAACAAAGGTGAAAGTATGAAACATACATGGGAGCAGCTCATTACGGAAGGAAAGCAGCTATCAGAACAGATTACAGCTACTTCTAAAGAAGGAGCTGCCATGTTAAAAGACTTATCTCAAGAGCTTCGTCAATCCTTGGAGACGTGGAAACAAACCGTAGAGCCACACCAACGTAAAATCCAAAAGCATTTACAAGATATTGAAACCAGCTTAAAAGACCTTGAACAGAAAGTAAGAGAAGACGAACAAACGACTACGTAATTATGAAGAACCCATGCTCCTGACAACGAGCATGGGTTCTTTCTATTTATTCAGCTGTTACTCATACAATTTCTCCAGATTGTTGATTTACTTCCCCGCGAGAATGAACAAAGGTAGCAACACGTAGAGCAGGATTAAAAACATACTTAAATCGGTCCCCTATTAGTCAACATTTACAACACTCCGCTTATTAACATTTTTATGTTTTTGTTCGATTTCATAACACAACCTTAGACGAACTCTACCTTCCTTTATGAAAAAATCCTCCCCACCAAAAGGCGAGGAGGATGTAACCGTTCTTTATTCAGATTTCAAATCTTCAATAGAAGAAATGTCCATGTAAGATGGAACTACAAGTCCGATCTTAGCACCTTCAAGGTTGGCACCTAAGTCAGCCAAGCTTTCTTTATGCTCTTCGTACAGGTCACCGTGTGTTCCTGGCAACCAAGCACCTACCATTGCATCTGCTTGACCTGAGGAAACGGCTTCCCATTGTCCCGCGTTATCAAGTGCTGTAATTTCTACTTCAAAGCCTTGCTGGGTTAGAACCTCTTTAATGACGTTCGTTGAGGCAATTTCTGAATCCCAGTTCACGTAAACAAGTTCAATACTCTTGCCGTCTACTTCTTCTGCTCCTTCAGTCCATTTAGCTACTTCTTCTTCATTATCTGAAACCCAATTCTTCGCTGCTTCTTCAATTTCTGTACCTTCTTGACGTTCAAGCATAACAGCTTCCATGTCTTCTGTTGTCCAAGCAAATTGGTCTAGGATTGTGTATGCATTTGGCATGTCTTCTTCTAATCCTTGACGTGCCATCGTTTTAATTTGTTCTTCAGCTCCGAATACTTTCTCTGGGTCTTCTAAGTATTCAAGCTCGTACTTCGAGAATTTCCAGTGTGGGGACCACCCTGTAACAATAATTGGTTCTTCATCTTTGTAGGCATTCTCTAATTCTTGTGTCATGGCACCACTTGAAGATGTAGCAACTTCCCATTCAGATAAATCGTAGCCATCCGCACTAACGGCCTTCTCCGCTGCCTTTACGACCCCAGCTCCGGCTTCGATTGCTGTAATTTCATAGTCTAGTTGTTCACCAATACTCTCAGAACCTCCATCAGAAGAAGCATCATCTGATCCACATCCTGCTGCGATTAACGTAAGTGACAATCCTGCTGCCATACCGATCTGTTTCAAGTTTCCTTTAAACATATCTACTAATCTCCCCTTATTACATAGTTTTGTTCTATATAGTCTCCTCATCCTCGATGTGGAGGTACTATTGCGTTTTCTGTGAACTAATGCTTTGTGTGAAACGGTCAATAATGATTGCTAGGATTACAATACCAAGTCCAGCAACAAAGCCTGTTCCAACTTCCGCCCTCTGCAGTCCCGTGATTACTGTCTGACCGAGTCCTTTCGCTCCAATCATGGAGGCAATAACAACCATTGAAAGGGCTAGCATGACAGTCTGGTTAATTCCTGCCATAATCGTCGCTCGCGCCATCGGTAGCTGCACTTTAAAGAGTTTCTGTGTACCAGTTGTTCCGAATGAATCAGATGCTTCAATTAATTCTTTAGAAACTTGGCGAATTCCTAAGTTTGTAAATCGAACCGTTGGTGGTGTGGCAAAGACAACCGAGGAGAATACGCCTGGAACCATACCGATACTAAAGAAAGCAACGGCAGGGATTAAGTATACGAAAGCAGGCATCGTCTGCATAAAGTCAAGAACTGGCGTTAGAATCCGTTCAGCCACTTTATTCTTCGCCATCAGTATTCCAAATGGAACACCGATGATGACACTAATCAAGCTCGCAAAGATGACGAGCGTGAACGTATTCATTAAATCAGACCAAAGTTCCTGATTATAGATGAACCATAACCCAATTACTGAGAAAGCGGTAAGACCCACGTTCTTCGAGATGACAAACGCAATAACTCCGACAATTAGAATGAATAGCCATGGCGGAATCCCCATCAACCAATCTTCTGCAAATATCTCAATAAAGTCGCCAAAATCTTCACGTAAGGGTTCAAATAACCATGAGAACGTTTCCTGAACCCAATCAGTTGCACTAGAAATCCAATCAGCTAATGGAATTTTCGGCATAAAGTTCATTGTTGAAGACCTCCTCATTTCCCGCAAGAGCAGCAATTACAGCTCCACGAACGATAATTCCACGTAGTTTCCCATCTTCTACAACAGCCACTGGTACTTGCGAGTCATGGATGATATCGAATATATCATTCAATGAGGTATCCATACTTACAGTTGGAACGTCCGTCTGTAGAATTTGAGAAAGGTTGTTCTCATTTTGTTTCTTCGCCATGGATGCTTGATCGGCTGTAACGTATCCTTTCAGATTACGTTGACGGTCGATGACATAAATACTTGATATGCCTTCCTCACGCATGCGCTCTAGGGCAACGTTCGGTCCATGTTTATCAATATTAAGCGTCTCTGGGCGCTTCATAATCTGTTGAGCTGTTAACACTTTCGAACGGTCAACATCTTCAACGAACTTCTCTACATAATCGTTAGCTGGATTCACAAGAATTTCTTCTGGCGTGCCTACTTGCACAATTGAACCATCTTTCATTAGTGCGATGCGGTCGCCAATTCGTAGCGCCTCATCTAAATCGTGGGTAATGAAGATAATGGTCTTCTGCATTCTTTCCTGTAAATCAAGCAATTCATCTTGCATTTCCTTACGAATCAAAGGGTCAAGTGCGGAGAACGCTTCATCCATAAGCAGAACTTCAGGGTCATTCGCAAGCGCACGCGCAAGTCCGACACGTTGCTGCATTCCACCTGATAACTGTCCTGGATTTTGCTTTACGTAATCGCCTAATCCTACTAAATCGAGTGATTCTCTCGCCTTTTTCTTTCGCTCTTCTTTGTCCATTCCTTGTACCTCAAGGCCAAACTCAGCGTTTGATTGAATGGTACGGTGAGGGAATAGCGCAAACTTCTGGAAGACCATACTCATTTTCTCACGTCGGATACGACGAAGGTCTTTTTTATTCATTTTTGCGAGGTTCTCCCCGTCTATGTACACGTTTCCTTCTGTTGGCTCGATGAGACGGTTTAATAAACGAACGAGTGTAGATTTACCACTACCGGATAATCCCATAATGACAAATATTTCGCCTGATTCTACTTCGAATGTTGCTCGGTTAACTCCGACAGTATTCCCTGTCTGTTGAAGAATTTCATCCTTTTTAAGTCCTTGATCTAATAAAGGTTGAACTTGTTTCGGGTTCTTACCGAATATTTTTGATAAGTTTTCAACTTCAATGATCGGCACTTTCTTCACCTCTCCATCTTTTCGACTGCGACTTATGAATCATCTATTGAAAGCACGTCGCTTTGTTATCGCCTTTTACACTATATTACGAACTTTACAAATTACACAAACTTTAAATACATTCATTTTCGTTTATATAAAACGTACAGTTTATACTGTATATCCTCAATACATTAAATACTCTTTTTTACTTCCATTTGCTTTTAAATGCTTATCTATTTCATATTTTCAAAAAATTACGTATTCATGTATGGTTAATAATAGAATGGAAAAAGGAGGTTCCTTCCATGGAAAAAGTGGAATCGACTGAACTTTTACAAAACGCACAAGCCCAAACGATCATGGAATTTTCTAAAACGCTTGAGATGTTCGGGCTTACACCAGCCGAAGCAAGACTATTCGTCAGTCTATACATTGAAGGGAAACCGATGACATTAGATGAGATGAGCGAAGCATTAGGAAAGAGTAAGACATCAATGAGTACAGGGATACGAAGCCTGCTTGATTTGAATCTCGTTGAACGAGTGTGGAAAAAAGGAGTTCGGAAAGATTTATACCAAGCCAATGAATCGTTATTTAAACGATTCATGTCGACATACATTAGTCGTTGGACAGAGGCTTGCAATCGGCAAATGAAGTCTGTTCAGACCATTCAGGAACAAGTGGAAGATCATGCTACCGACAACGACAAAGAGCTAAATCATTTGAGAAGACGACTTAAAGACATACTTGAGTTCCATCAATTAATTGAGAACGCTTTCGAAGATTTATATCCGGAATAACGTTTTAGAAGTACATAAGAAGTCTCGGTGCAGCCGAGGCTTTTTCTATGCTTAAATCATTTCTTCCTATAACGTTTTCCTCTCATTTACGACTTGCTGTCGTAGTTATTTACCTTAAAAACCAAAAAAAATTCGAAATCCAACATATTCGAACTTTATAGAAAGATTATTTCTTGTCATAATTAAGGGAGGTCTAACTTACTGCTTGTTGAGGAAAAGAGGCGATAAAATGAAGAATGAATACTCCATGAAAGAAGCCATCATGTTTAGTCATAAAATGGCACAGCTAAGCAAAGCCTTATGGAAATCCATCGAAAAAGATTGGCAGAAGTGGATTAAGCCCTTTGATCTCAATATTAATGAACACCACATATTATGGATTTCTTACCATTTAAATGGCGCAAGTGTTTCTGAAGTATCAAAGTTTGGCGTGATGCACGTGTCAACAGCCTTTAACTTCTCGAAGAAGCTTGAAGAACGTGGTTTATTAACGTTCTCGAAACGAGAGAATGATAAACGAAATACGTATATTCAACTTACAAAGGAAGGCGAAGAGTTGTTGCTTGAAACGATGAAATCGTACAAGCCTGAGAGTAATTCGTTACTTGAAGGCTCGATGCCGTTGAAAGAAATGTATGGTAAGTTCCCTGAATTCCAGGACCTGTCAGCAGTTGTTCGGAAGATGTATGGGGATGATTATATGGAGATATTCGAGCGTACGATGTCGAGCATCGAATATGAGTACCTAGATGAGGACGAATTAACACAAAAGACCCAAGAATCTAATTCAGACGAAACAACGTCAGAATAGTTTCTGGGCCTTTATGTGCTTGAATGTCTTCATTAAGTCAACATACATCTGTTGAGAAATAAGGGCATCCATAACTTCATCAGGATGAAGTTTCACATTCAACATTCCTGCAAAGTGTATCAGGAGCTTCGTAAAATCCATCATACCATCGTGCTTTAGATTGACTAATTCAGCATTTAATCGTTCCAGTAATCTTAGCAGCTCCTGGTACTCTTCTTCATTTAAACCATTCTGAATAATCATTCTGGTAAATGGATACTGTTCAAACTGTTCCATTGAAACAAGTAATCTTATGTAGAAATCCAACTGTTCGACTTCTTTACCCTTCTGTTCCCCATCTGCCACCAACAAATTTCTCTCCTCTTTAATAACCTTCCAAGGCGCCACAATAGGCTTTCTCAGCCCCTTAACCATGTAAGCGAAAATGCTTTTTATTTTTTTACATTCAGCCTATTGAATTCTTCCGTAAAACATCGTATTATTCCATAGGAGTTACGCAAACGGAAGACCGATTCTGCTATCTTCATTCTACTATATTTTACAACTAAATGTCACAGTAAAGGGGGCCGTGGGTATGAACCTAAACTGCTGGAAAACGGTTAACATCAACAAAGATTTTGGTTCTGATCGAATCTTTATGGTTTCATTCTTACTCGGAACATTTTCCTTTATGTTCTTGTATGTTCCATTCTCAATGATTCATCACCAGCCTGCGCTTGAGGATCATGGTCTCTTACCATTGGCACTGGCTTTGTTCCTGCTGCCTAGCATCCACAAGCTCACACACATCCTTCCGCTCGTACTTCTGAACAAGCGCGTTCGAGTACAATGGAAATTTAAACGAGGGTTCTTACCCACGTTTCGTTATAGAGCTAACAGTGCCTTATCTAAGAAGACTTCTATTCTTATGGCTCTAGCTCCTACCTTACTGTTAACCATACCAGGCCTAATTGCCTGCTATGTATTTCCAAATTATTTTGCCTATATTTTGTTGTTTACGTGCATAAACATTGGGCTATCGTTCTTCGATTTTCTATGTGTCCGTCATTTTCTCCGCGCTCCGAGAAAGTGCATCATTGAAAACGCAAAAGATGGGTATGACATTTTGATTCAGAATACAGAGGTCTAACACGTATATTGGGTATGTCACATCGTTGGCATACCCTATTTAATTCCCGCCACTTTTTTCTGTTCAAGTCTTACATTTTTTGATACAGTAATTGCATAGGTGCAAAAGGAGGTTCACGATTTTGACTATATTCTTTGTACCATTTGCGCTAATTGTGTTATTCGTGTTTAATTCTTTAACTCATTCATTGTGTATAAAGACGGAAATGGCGAACGAAAAGCAACCAAAAGTGTTTCGAACCATTAATATTCTCATAACCATATTACTCATTTCATCTTATGTAGAGAATTTATACGCATAAAAAAGGAAGCAGGCGAACTGCTTCCTTTTTTATTTTGCAGGCAGACTTACAAGAAGTCCACCTTCTGAAAGCTCCTAGCTCAAGTATGCAGCACCAACAATGATCAACAAGATGAACAATACTACGATTAACGCAAATCCTCCACCGTATCCGTATCCACTCATGTAGAACACCTCCTTTGCTAGCGCTACGTTATCGTATGCAAAGAAGACCTTGCCCGAATAGGCGGTTGTCTATTTTTTGAAAAGTTTTACGATGGCCCCTACAGTCCTATTGTTTTCTGACAAAGTATGTTATATTATTGCAAGGGTCGGGTCACCCTAGTAGCACAACCGATTACATACAACAGATTAGGAGTGTCTTAACAGATGAAGAAGATGACATTAGCAACTGGACTAGCAGTTGGAATTCTTTCATTATCTGCTTGTACACAGGCAGATTCGTCTGAAACCGTTGCTGAAACGAAGAACGGAAATGTAACAGAGGAGCAATTCTACGAAGAACTTAAGAATCAGCCAAATGCGAAACAAGTACTTCAACAGATGATCATTACTGAAGTTCTTAACGATAAGTATGAAGTATCTGAAGAAGAGATTGACAAAGAAGTTCAATCCATTAAAGACCAATATGGTGAAGAACAGTTCGACCAAGTTCTTCAACAGAACGGCCTTCAATCTGAAGATGACTTACGCGACGCATTAAAGACAAGCCTTCTTCAAGAGAAAGCTGCCACTGAAGGCGTAGAAGTGTCTGATGAAGACATTCAACAACGCTATGACCGTA comes from the Pontibacillus halophilus JSM 076056 = DSM 19796 genome and includes:
- a CDS encoding YtxH domain-containing protein, whose translation is MGKGKSIMIGFLVGGVVSATATLLSTPSSGTELRQEAKNKGESMKHTWEQLITEGKQLSEQITATSKEGAAMLKDLSQELRQSLETWKQTVEPHQRKIQKHLQDIETSLKDLEQKVREDEQTTT
- a CDS encoding HTH-type transcriptional regulator Hpr; amino-acid sequence: MKNEYSMKEAIMFSHKMAQLSKALWKSIEKDWQKWIKPFDLNINEHHILWISYHLNGASVSEVSKFGVMHVSTAFNFSKKLEERGLLTFSKRENDKRNTYIQLTKEGEELLLETMKSYKPESNSLLEGSMPLKEMYGKFPEFQDLSAVVRKMYGDDYMEIFERTMSSIEYEYLDEDELTQKTQESNSDETTSE
- a CDS encoding quaternary amine ABC transporter ATP-binding protein; this translates as MPIIEVENLSKIFGKNPKQVQPLLDQGLKKDEILQQTGNTVGVNRATFEVESGEIFVIMGLSGSGKSTLVRLLNRLIEPTEGNVYIDGENLAKMNKKDLRRIRREKMSMVFQKFALFPHRTIQSNAEFGLEVQGMDKEERKKKARESLDLVGLGDYVKQNPGQLSGGMQQRVGLARALANDPEVLLMDEAFSALDPLIRKEMQDELLDLQERMQKTIIFITHDLDEALRIGDRIALMKDGSIVQVGTPEEILVNPANDYVEKFVEDVDRSKVLTAQQIMKRPETLNIDKHGPNVALERMREEGISSIYVIDRQRNLKGYVTADQASMAKKQNENNLSQILQTDVPTVSMDTSLNDIFDIIHDSQVPVAVVEDGKLRGIIVRGAVIAALAGNEEVFNNELYAENSIS
- a CDS encoding ABC transporter ATP-binding protein, giving the protein MESLLHIDSLVGGYTNKNVLHGVSFDVKRGEIVGLIGLNGAGKSTTIKHIIGLMQAKKGSVSINGKTFQENPEGYRSELGYIPEMPVLYDELTLHEHLRLTAMAYGLSEDVFQQRLKPLLKEFRLEKKLNFFPVHFSKGMRQKVMIMCAFLVEPSLYIVDEPFVGLDPLGIQSYLQLMNEMKENGAGILMSTHILATAERYCDRLVILHDGEVRAKGTLEELRLEFNMPDATLDDIYVQLTKEDDHD
- a CDS encoding tryptophan transporter, with the translated sequence MKLDTRVLIMLSLLVGIGAVLHIVSPPALFGMKLDMLLVMMFIGILLFPQLPYVMLLSLVTGAIAAITTTFPGGQLANIIDKPLTALVVFALLKATQKVANKKVLASVLTFIGTVISGSIFLFIGLIVLGAEGGFLALFTAIVLPTAVINTVLMTIIYPIVQQIFSRTSLSQKAA
- a CDS encoding glycine betaine ABC transporter substrate-binding protein, which produces MFKGNLKQIGMAAGLSLTLIAAGCGSDDASSDGGSESIGEQLDYEITAIEAGAGVVKAAEKAVSADGYDLSEWEVATSSSGAMTQELENAYKDEEPIIVTGWSPHWKFSKYELEYLEDPEKVFGAEEQIKTMARQGLEEDMPNAYTILDQFAWTTEDMEAVMLERQEGTEIEEAAKNWVSDNEEEVAKWTEGAEEVDGKSIELVYVNWDSEIASTNVIKEVLTQQGFEVEITALDNAGQWEAVSSGQADAMVGAWLPGTHGDLYEEHKESLADLGANLEGAKIGLVVPSYMDISSIEDLKSE
- a CDS encoding YjcZ family sporulation protein yields the protein MSGYGYGGGFALIVVLFILLIIVGAAYLS
- a CDS encoding GbsR/MarR family transcriptional regulator encodes the protein MEKVESTELLQNAQAQTIMEFSKTLEMFGLTPAEARLFVSLYIEGKPMTLDEMSEALGKSKTSMSTGIRSLLDLNLVERVWKKGVRKDLYQANESLFKRFMSTYISRWTEACNRQMKSVQTIQEQVEDHATDNDKELNHLRRRLKDILEFHQLIENAFEDLYPE
- a CDS encoding ABC transporter permease → MIDPKELWRTRLSAHMRETGRYLRLMLNDHLVFALFFFFVLFTYFYGQWLQDIPENFPGTILMAVVIGIFVTFTPLRTMLKEADLVFLLPTEHRLGTFFRNGLLYTYAATIYPVILVTALFAPLHFALYPDRPREMFIGFISALLIFKAWNLLSHWWELNSRNLYGEWVDRGIRYVLTTSSLFFILSNQWVFAAITTILLFAFMMYAYVQAKQNKGVAWDVLIEKEQARMQSFYRFANLFTDVPHLKQPVKKRAWITPIVKRGVSFKQSATYDYLFRITFARSDYLGLYMRLLFIGVALVAWAPNVWAKIVFALIFLYLSGFQMVPLWSHHEHLEWSSLYPITKEQKKAAIKRWLFQLLLVKTFLLSLAFLVGFHWVGIPIVWIAGAVISYVLVYLYLPRRIA
- a CDS encoding DUF3267 domain-containing protein, which codes for MNLNCWKTVNINKDFGSDRIFMVSFLLGTFSFMFLYVPFSMIHHQPALEDHGLLPLALALFLLPSIHKLTHILPLVLLNKRVRVQWKFKRGFLPTFRYRANSALSKKTSILMALAPTLLLTIPGLIACYVFPNYFAYILLFTCINIGLSFFDFLCVRHFLRAPRKCIIENAKDGYDILIQNTEV
- a CDS encoding HIT family protein, whose product is MSQDCIFCKIIDGEIPSARVYEDEDVYAFLDISQVTKGHTLVIPKKHTKNIYETDAHIAEKVFSRVPKIANAMKEAFQPAGINILNNNEEAAGQSVFHLHIHLIPRYGEEDGFVPKWETHSDAYSNDQLQDIARSISNAIYTEQ
- a CDS encoding ABC transporter permease, which encodes MNFMPKIPLADWISSATDWVQETFSWLFEPLREDFGDFIEIFAEDWLMGIPPWLFILIVGVIAFVISKNVGLTAFSVIGLWFIYNQELWSDLMNTFTLVIFASLISVIIGVPFGILMAKNKVAERILTPVLDFMQTMPAFVYLIPAVAFFSIGMVPGVFSSVVFATPPTVRFTNLGIRQVSKELIEASDSFGTTGTQKLFKVQLPMARATIMAGINQTVMLALSMVVIASMIGAKGLGQTVITGLQRAEVGTGFVAGLGIVILAIIIDRFTQSISSQKTQ
- a CDS encoding DUF1878 family protein, encoding MVKGLRKPIVAPWKVIKEERNLLVADGEQKGKEVEQLDFYIRLLVSMEQFEQYPFTRMIIQNGLNEEEYQELLRLLERLNAELVNLKHDGMMDFTKLLIHFAGMLNVKLHPDEVMDALISQQMYVDLMKTFKHIKAQKLF